In a genomic window of Malassezia japonica chromosome 4, complete sequence:
- a CDS encoding uncharacterized protein (EggNog:ENOG503P2Q6; COG:H) — protein MSVNKTLISQLAKFSSCEVADALIKLKLPHGGYLPGIEMYSPQHISGPTSVCGPAFTVKMVLQSDTAAPKPDKHFVDAAEPDSVMLITSPPSTRSAIWGGLMTARAQSIGVKGVVLDGRCRDLAEHRESKFPVFARQHSILGQSPFTRPSQLQIPLEIADPTSVGAKGEPGFPPVTVHPGDILLADVDGVVSVPKDLVEQVLELATKGRDVDGKCMDDLRAGKGIKETFALHRGK, from the exons ATGTCCGTGAACAAGACCCTGATCTCCCAGCTCGCCAAGTTCTCCTCGTGCGAGGTGGCCGATGCGCTGATCAAGCTCAAGCTACCGCACGGCGGCTACCTGCCGGGCATTGAAATGTACTCGCCGCAGCACATTAGCGGCCCGACGTCGGTGTGCGGTCCCGCGTTTACCGTCAAG ATGGTGCTCCAGAGCGACACTGCCGCGCCAAAGCCGGACAAGCATTTCGTCGATGCTGCCGAGCCCGACTCGGTGATGCTGATTACCTCGCCGCcttcgacgcgctccgcgatCTGGGGCGGGCTCATGACCGCCCGCGCACAGAGCATCGGGGTCAAGGGCGTGGTCCTCGACGGGCGCTGccgcgacctcgccgagcaccgcgagaGCAAGTTTCCGGTATTTGCGCGCCAGCACTCGATTCTAGGTCAGTCGCCGTTCACGCGCCCGTCGCAGCTCCAGATCCCGCTCGAGATCGCGGACCCgacgtcggtcggcgccaAGGGCGAGCCCGGCTTTCCCCCGGTGACGGTGCACCCCGGTGACATTCTGCTGGCGGACGTCGACGGGGTCGTGAGCGTGCCAAaggacctcgtcgagcaggtcctcgagctcgcgaccaagggccgcgacgtcgacgggAAATGTATGGACGATCTGCGCGCCGGAAAGGGCATCAAGGAAACCTTTGCATTGCATCGCGGGAAATAG
- the UFD1 gene encoding ubiquitin fusion degradation protein (BUSCO:EOG09263WLB; COG:O; EggNog:ENOG503NUZU), which yields MSMFGQIDPQFGAGRWGLGAALSGFDRRMPAPPQAYEEYFKAYSMNHFSARQRNDVSYGGKIIMPPSALATITDLELESPWTFTLRSTGRGEHKHTHGGVVEFIAEEGIVYLPVWMMRMLTLQDGDPIHIQGTRLPKGKFVKLQPQTVDFLEISDPKAVLEQALRNYPTLTPGDIIEISYNCLTFEILIMEIEPSAEGISIIETDLEVDFAPPKGYVEPAPKPAAPQPTMASKLHIDQNKYDSVLPGGDSATPFRGFGQTLSGKKTKGKKEKPIVPREPSSLVRSTDRPTIVSNDTLLEEKRVPAALHLPFGQLFFGYNVERLDVPVDTAPEQPDDDPAPPPDRPAFAGGGQTLLGTSRPTPEVIEIDDD from the exons ATGTCGATG TTCGGCCAGATTGATCCGCAGTTTGGCGCTGGTCGCTGGGGCCTCGGTGCGGCACTGAGTGGTTTTGACCGCCGcatgccggcgccgccgcaggcgtACGAGGAATATTTCAAGGCATACAGCATGAACCACTTCTCGGCACGCCAACGGAACGACGTGAGCTACGGTGGAAAGA TCATTAtgccgccgtcggcgctTGCGACAATCA CcgacctcgagctcgagtcgcCCTGGACGTttacgctgcgcagcacgggccgcggcgagcacaAGCACACGCACGGCGGTGTCGTCGAGTTCATTGCCGAGGAGGGCATCGTGTACCTGCCCGTGTGGATGATGCGCATGCTTACGCTGCAGGACGGCGACCCGATTCACATCCAAGGCACGCGGCTGCCCAAGGGCAAGTTTGTCAAGCTCCAGCCCCAGACGGTCGACTTTTTGGAGATTAGCGACCCCAAagcggtgctcgagcaggcgctgcgcaactACCCGACGCTGACGCCGGGCGACATTATCGAGATCAGCTACAACTGCCTCACGTTTGAGATTCTCATTATGGAAAtcgagccgagcgccgagggCATTTCCATCATCGAGACGGATCTTGAGGTGGACTTTGCGCCGCCCAAGGGCTACGTGGAGCCCGCACCGaagcccgcggcgccgcagccgaccATGGCCTCGAAACTGCACATTGACCAGAACAAGTACGACAGCGTGCTGCCTGGCGGCGacagcgcgacgccctTCCGCGGCTTTGGGCAGACGCTCAGCGGGAAAAAGACCAAGGGCAAGAAGGAGAAGCCGATCGTTCCTCGCGAGCCGTCGAGCCTCGTGCGCAGTACAGA CCGCCCTACGATTGTCAGCAAcgacacgctcctcgaggagaagcgcgtgcctgccgcgctgcacctgccGTTCGGCCAGCTGTTTTTTGGCTAcaatgtcgagcgcctcgacgtccCGGTCGACACCGCTCCCGAGCAGCCTGACGACGACCCCGCGCCTCCCCCCGACCGCCCAGCAttcgccggcggcggccagacgctcctcggcacCTCGCGGCCCACGCCCGAGGTGATCGAAATAGACGACGACTAG
- the CCT4 gene encoding T-complex protein 1 subunit delta (COG:O; BUSCO:EOG09261XNJ; EggNog:ENOG503NW0D), which translates to MSAQVAAPQGNTGFRAFKNADKPDEVRRSNMSAAKAVSDAVRTSLGPKGMDKMIQTSSGEVVITNDGATILRHMAVVHPAARMLVDLSLAQDVEAGDGTTSVVVLAGSLLGAAERLLAKGIHPTIIAESFQSASTRAVEFLSDIAMPVDLSDRESLLRAATTSLNSKVVSQYSSVLAPIAVDAVLRLVDAGSLSAPSSKTGAVTATGGDMIDLRDIRLVKKVGGTIDDTELVDGLVLEQNAVTSSGGPARVEKAKIAVCQFQLSSPKPDMDNQIVVNDYRQMDKILKEERQYLLNMCKKIKKSGCNVLLMQKSILRDAVNELALHFLAKLKIMVVKDIERDEIEFICKSLGATPIADIDSFTEDKLASAELVDEVSHSGARVVKVTKIKNPGRTVSVLCTGSNSLVLEESERSLHDALCVVRCLVKKRFLVAGGGAPEVHMSRMLAQCAQTLPTLEAYSYQAFSEALEIIPTTLAENAGLNPITIVTELRNRHALGEKTAGINVRKGTITNILEENVLQPLLVSTSALELATETVSLLLRIDDYHLSR; encoded by the coding sequence ATGTCTGCGCAGGTGGCTGCCCCGCAAGGCAACACGGGATTCCGTGCGTTTAAGAATGCAGACAAgcccgacgaggtgcgtcgctcgaACATGTCGGCCGCCAAGGCGGTGAGCgatgcggtgcgcacctcgctcgGTCCCAAGGGTATGGACAAGATGATTCAGACGTCGTCCGGCGAAGTCGTCATTACCAACGACGGCGCAACGATTCTGCGGCATATGGCGGTGGTGCACCCTGCGGCGCGTATGCTGGTTGATTtgtcgctcgcgcaggacgtCGAGGCTGGCGACGGCACGACCTCGGTCGTGGTGCTCGCCGGCTCGCTGCTcggtgccgccgagcgcctgctggcCAAAGGCATCCACCCCACCATCATTGCCGAGTCGTTCCAGAGTgcgtcgacgcgtgcgGTCGAGTTCCTGTCGGACATTGCTATGCCGGTGGACTTGAGCGACCGCGAGAgcctgctgcgtgccgccACGACCTCGCTCAACTCCAAGGTCGTGTCGCAGTACTCGTCGGTGCTTGCGCCGATTGCCGTGGACGcggtcctgcgcctcgtggaTGCGGGCTCGCTCAGTGCGCCCTCGTCCAAGACCGGCGCGGTGACTGCGACGGGCGGCGACATGATCGATCTGCGCGACATTCGGCTCGTCAAAAAGGTCGGTGGCACGATCGACGACacggagctcgtcgacggcctcgTGCTGGAGCAGAACGCAGTgacctcgagcggcggcccCGCGCGCGTGGAAAAGGCCAAGATTGCCGTGTGCCAGTTCCAGCTCTCGTCGCCCAAGCCCGACATGGACAACCAGATTGTGGTGAACGACTACCGGCAAATGGACAAGATTCTGAAGGAGGAGCGCCAGTACCTGCTCAACATGTGCAAAAAGATCAAAAAGTCCGGCTGCAATGTCTTGCTGATGCAAAAGAGcatcctgcgcgacgcggtgaaCGAACTGGCGCTGCACTTCCTCGCCAAGCTCAAGATTATGGTGGTCAAGGACAttgagcgcgacgagatcgagTTTATCTGCAAGTCGCTCGGTGcgacgccgatcgccgACATCGACTCCTTCACCGAGGACAAGCTCGCCTCGGcagagctcgtcgacgaggtgtcgcacagcggcgcgcgtgtcgtCAAGGTGACCAAGATCAAGAACCCCGGCCGCACGGTGAGCGTGCTGTGCACCGGATCCAACTCGCTCGTTCTGGAAGAGAGCGAGCGCAGTctccacgacgcgctgtgTGTCGTGCGCTGCCTCGTCAAGAAGCGCTTCCTGGTCGCGGGCGGTGGCGCGCCCGAGGTGCACATGTCGCGCATGCTCGCGCAGTGTGCGCAGACGCTGcccacgctcgaggcctACTCCTACCAGGCCTTTTCCGAAGCGCTCGAGATTATTCCCACGACCCTCGCCGAGAACGCGGGCCTGAACCCGATCACGATCGTGAcggagctgcgcaaccGCCACGCTCTGGGCGAGAAGACGGCGGGTATCAACGTGCGCAAGGGTACGATCACCAACATCCTCGAAGAAAACGTCCTCCAGCCTCTGCTGgtgtcgacgagcgcgttgGAGCTCGCGACAGAGACCGTCTCGCTCCTGCTCCGGATCGACGACTACCATCTCTCGCGCTAG
- a CDS encoding uncharacterized protein (EggNog:ENOG503P4RZ; TransMembrane:1 (i125-148o)) — protein MAQRTSRPLPPIEHGGFTEAAAPQPLSMQPYAAHQAAGVSEPYLDAPALNPRSSNLSDEYEDKAVEVSHPAHYQGDPEDTYYPAQMYSSPNERAFAHQHAPRGIWSYDDRRSFQKLSILSKVFRILAFILVIGIIFTLCIIMLIVIFLRPPNIGLNGIDLPQSIQDVQIQDEKFSINATLNAIVANPNYISAHITSLNATAWDNNAKSTPIGYCDLDDQTIAARNKTTVNVPCQLSYNVQDDPSHDVLKDLVNRCGIVQGSKKSNLQILLDLHISIKILAFHIPISAQPTITMSCPITKDMVKQALGDHSDILKELGLGNLARSIAVRTVSPEALRNLAWRTIRSVQDRLAAPQAVLHDAL, from the coding sequence atggcgcagcgcaccagCCGGCCGCTGCCCCCGATCGAACACGGCGGGTtcaccgaggccgcggcccCGCAGCCGCTGAGCATGCAGCCGTACGCGGCACATCAGGCGGCGGGCGTGTCGGAACCCTACCTCGACGCACCTGCGTTGAACCCCCGCTCGTCGAACCTCTCGGACGAGTACGAAGACAAGGCGGTCGAAGTATCGCACCCGGCGCACTACCAGGGCGACCCGGAGGATACGTACTACCCAGCACAGATGTACAGTTCGCCGAACGAGCGTGCGTTTGCGCaccagcacgcgccgcgcggcattTGGTCGTACGACGATCGCCGCTCGTTCCAGAAGCTGTCGATCCTTTCGAAAGTCTTTCGGATCCTCGCCTTTATCCTGGTGATTGGTATCATCTTTACGCTGTGCATCATTATGCTTATTGTCATCTTTCTGCGCCCACCGAACATTGGCTTGAACGGCATCGACTTGCCACAGAGCATCCAGGACGTCCAGATCCAGGACGAAAAGTTTTCGATAAATGCGACACTGAACGCCATCGTTGCGAATCCAAACTATATCTCGGCGCACATCACTTCGCTCAATGCCACAGCCTGGGACAACAATGCAAAGTCGACGCCGATTGGGTACTGCGACTTGGACGACCAGACGATCGCGGCACGCAACAAGACCACCGTCAACGTCCCGTGCCAACTTAGCTACAACGTCCAGGACGACCCGTCGCACGACGTGCTCAAGGATCTCGTCAATCGCTGCGGGATTGTGCAGGGCAGCAAGAAGTCCAACCTCCAGATCCTCTTGGACTTGCACATTAGCATCAAGATCCTCGCCTTCCATATCCCCATTTCGGCACAGCCGACTATCACAATGAGCTGCCCGATTACCAAGGATATGGTCAAGCAGGCACTTGGCGACCACAGTGATATTCTCAAGGagcttggcctcggcaacCTAGCACGATCCATCGCGGTCCGCACCGTGAGCCCAGAAGCACTGCGCAATCTGGCATGGCGCACAATCCGCTCGGTGCAGGACCGCCTGGCCGCGCCACAAGCCGTGCTCCACGACGCGCTTTAA
- a CDS encoding uncharacterized protein (COG:G; EggNog:ENOG503NXIW), protein MTESYAAVQHQALNERPGAEWLNMGDWRATRQFSDACEEKEGQTTWLQGEEGKRMAENGSSLPSYDTILALDCAYHFPSRPAFFKSAYARLAPGGTLALVDLVSAWPYPNAAQCTPSSLAPPTHAPALWKRAMHRITCALSGTPPGSFIPLDTYAQQLHDAGFEHVDMADISDAVFPGFSTFLKRLGTDAEWRGGRLELRGLRVFGSVVGQWASGGDVGMVRCALITAKKPY, encoded by the exons ATGACGGAATCGTacgcggccgtgcagcacCAGGCCCTGAACGAGCGGCCGGGGGCAGAGTGGCTCAACATGGGGGActggcgagcgacgcgccagTTTTCGGATGCGTGCGAGG AGAAAGAGGGCCAGAC TACCTGGCTCCAAGGGGAGGAGGGCAAACGCATGGCCGAGAACGGCAGCTCGCTGCCCTCGTACGACACGATTCTCGCACTCGACTGTGCGTACCACTTTCCCAGCCGCCCCGCCTTTTTCAAAAGTGCATACGCGCGCCTTGCTCCAGGCGGGACGCTGGCGTTGGTCGACCTGGTCAGTGCGTGGCCGTACCCCAACGCGGCGCAGtgcacgccgtcgtcgctcgctcCGCCGACCCATGCGCCGGCACTTTGGAAACGAGCTATGCACCGCATTACGTGTGCCCTaagcggcacgccgcctggCTCTTTTATCCCACTTGATACCTATGCGCAACAGCTGCACGACGCAGGAttcgagcacgtcgacatGGCCGACATTTCCGACGCTGTCTTTCCCGGCTTTTCTACGTTTCTCAAGCGCCTCGGAACCGATGCCGAAtggcgcggcggacgcctcgagctgcgtggccTCCGTGTGTTCGgcagcgtcgtcggccaATGGGCAtccggcggcgacgtgggcATGGTCCGATGTGCCCTTATTACGGCCAAGAAACCTTATTGA
- a CDS encoding uncharacterized protein (COG:S; EggNog:ENOG503P735), whose product MSTDPRLVDLRDLSDALEESHGNAPGPDAIPAVPNAEKKEQYASQVEQLQSMFPDTDKHVLADILAKHRGNVESAMPAVLQVSDPEYKPSADEQAVQNDARFAQQLAMEGQGPFPVAHAWPARQQTWDPSQLRYSPRVVRPRGERQPAGQAPQQPAPHWTGQYRPRDPAYVPPHGHGTNGAPVYGDSFQDELIADGKKLQADLTRFTENGIAKMSSTFMNLRQKAEQAMRNLPQDSPFRLRRENMMHDGARHDWEANHHTLGHRYDQDPEPVRDGELDRLASEPPAVPSKDVPRPSKPAQKGPLWGQRYAKQAPATGISHNSANAKLSTWADVGREDDDPSGGVSKADKAKADAEKQIKEQAEGVNSKRDTAEDTEKDTSVQDSKAKEATPPEQTKDSKTTEDHAEGKASGAKEEGTEAKAAKEASDKKAKVPETKAADGKKAKGGISKAAKTGNGKENEAKSTFKEDAKTDDKVESKETDADTKPETTKSTDTSAKTPVSSAAAPADQAPSALDADDDEEYVHNPFNDED is encoded by the exons ATGTCGACGGATCCGCGGCTGGTTGACCTGCGCGACttgagcgacgcgctcgaagAGAGCCACGGAAATGCACCGGGACCCGATGCGATTCCGGCGGTCCCCAATGCAGAGAAAAAGGAGCAGTACGCATcgcaggtcgagcagctaCAGAGCATGTTTCCCGATACGGACAAGCATGTCTTGGCAGACATCCTCGCCAAGCATCGCGGCAATGTCGAGTCCGCAATGCCGGCGGTGCTCCAGGTGAGCGACCCCGAGTACAAGCCCAGTGCCGATGAGCAGGCGGTCCAGAACGACGcgcgctttgcgcagcagctcgccatgGAGGGCCAGGGCCCGTTTCCGGTCGCGCATGCCTGGCCTGCACGGCAGCAGACTTGGGACCCGTCGCAGCTGCGCTATAGTCCCCGTGTtgtgcggccgcgcggcgagcgccagccTGCAGGGCAGGCGCCGCAACAGCCGGCTCCGCACTGGACAGGGCAGTACCGGCCCCGCGATCCTGCCTATGTTCCCCCGCATGGACATGGCACAAACGGCGCACCTGTTTATGGCGATAGTTTCCAAGACGAGCTCATTGCCGACGGGAAAAAGCTCCAGGCGGACTTGACGCGTTTTACCGAAA ATGGCATTGCCAAGATGAGCTCGACCTTTATGAACCTGCGCCaaaaggccgagcaggcgatgcgcaACCTGCCGCAAGATAGCCCGTTccgcttgcggcgcgagAATATGATGCACGACGGCGCCCGCCACGACTGGGAAGCGAATCACCACACACTCGGCCACCGGTACGACCAGGACCCGgagccggtgcgcgacggcgagctggaCCGCCTTgcgagcgagccgccggcggtgccgAGCAAGGACGTACCGCGCCCAAGCAAGCCTGCGCAAAAAGGGCCGCTTTGGGGGCAGCGGTACGCTaagcaggcgccggccacgGGCATAAGCCACAACTCGGCGAATGCCAAGCTGTCGACCTGGGCAgacgtcggccgcgaggacgacgatccgagcggcggcgtgtcCAAGGCGgacaaggccaaggccgatGCCGAGAAGCAGATCaaggagcaggccgagggGGTGAACAGTAAGCGTGACACTGCGGAGGACACGGAAAAGGACACGAGTGTACAGGACTCGAAAGCAAAGGAGGCCACACCACCAGAACAAACCAAGGATAGCAAGACTACGGAAGATCATGCCGAGGGCAAGGCGAGCGGGGCCAAGGAGGAAGGcaccgaggccaaggcggccaAGGAGGCCAGCGACAAGAAGGCCAAGGTGCCGGAGACCAAGGCGGCTGACGGCAAGAAAGCCAAGGGCGGCATTTCCAAGGCGGCCAAGACCGGCAATGGCAAGGAAAACGAAGCGAAGTCCACGTTTAAAGAGGACGCCAAGACGGACGACAAGGTCGAGTCAAAAGAGACCGACGCGGACACCAAGCCCGAGACGACCAAGAGCACCGACACGAGTGCCAAGACCCCAGTctcgtccgccgccgcgcctgccgacCAAGCGCCAAGTGCGCTTgatgccgacgacgacgaagaaTATGTCCATAATCCATTCAACGACGAGGACTAG
- a CDS encoding uncharacterized protein (EggNog:ENOG503NWCQ; TransMembrane:1 (o471-488i); COG:K): MPFARSARDPAAMYGMERGELVRLEERGAGEDAKPPAATSLSNDGTSWFGELALPSMSQRAVCAEVDGECLEVQSSIPRSPASARIATLIAEGGAAPNVVQVLMDLIPPKEKCDKLVANFFRELNDIVVPVHEQTFRLVYDELMNFRFGDPSTQNQGDGARHIPFLASLFMFLAHASLMLPTSECTDKEAVDQALHFFHAGRQCIEVGSFIRGDHIDLVAANLLASKFCIMFRRTSKVWMYIGAAVRGAQSMGLHRDGGKLGLDAVTTERRRRLWSVLYHWDKVISILVSRPSAIFDAHCDTLPPSDVPLEQLDATKPAQPPTGLEQGPLPTSFLFIAVRHELGRLMGKISEMYQDLRHPVRHDDVMRMDAQLSDLITKLPPIYRLATQPGADHSKDEKSPVVHFHRYLINVELNFARITLHRPYVLRTNSKYSRSREIAFDTARNDRYVRDEFDKVVPPDTRARCYQLGGLYRLFNTVLMYGIMLLLERDPKEREANKAFLEQFIEQNKMRTDLCSRREIKIVQMFLSRAEEHNRDAAKRRAQRASARAQAQASQDNSVANSTPERSQSWDDLESAQTFLTNLGSFNGASLETGAAQPPMQTNDAYFPPTTGAEMNLNLLQPGSDLMSDLDPSSAAATFDQRLAMYDTDFLMQPNVWQGGFSYPSGTTPGYMPTDPASLFPMMQSSSSFDSAYVPMPPQGFSSNGMTQPNMMPWEGMMGTPKTDTP; this comes from the coding sequence ATGCCATTTgcgcggagcgcacgcgaccCTGCGGCGATGTACGGTATGGAGCGTGGCGAGCtggtccgcctcgaggagcgggGAGCCGGTGAAGACGCAaagccgccggccgcgaccTCGCTGTCGAACGACGGCACGAGCTGGTttggcgagctggcgctgccTTCCATGTCGCAGCGTGCTGTATGTGCCGAAGTGGACGGAGAGTGTCTCGAGGTCCAGAGCTCGATTCCCCGGTCGcctgcctcggcgcgcatcgcgacgCTGATTGCCGAGggtggcgctgcgccgaaTGTCGTCCAAGTACTGATGGACCTCATCCCGCCGAAAGAGAAGTGCGacaagctcgtcgcgaACTTCTTCCGAGAGCTCAACGATATTGTGGTGCCGGTGCATGAGCAGACCTTCCGGCTGGTATACGACGAGCTGATGAACTTCCGGTTTGGCGATCCCAGCACGCAGAACCAAGGGGATGGAGCACGTCATATTCCGTTCCTTGCGTCGCTCTTCATGTTCCTCGCCCACGCGAGTCTCATGCTTCCCACGTCCGAGTGCACCGACAAAGAGGCTGTGgaccaggcgctgcactTTTTCCACGCAGGACGCCAGTGCATCGAGGTGGGCTCGTTTATCCGTGGCGATCACATTGATTTGGTGGCTGCGAACCTGCTGGCGAGCAAGTTTTGTATCATGTTCCGCCGCACGTCCAAGGTGTGGATGTACATTGGCGCTGCAGTGCGTGGCGCACAGAGCATGggcctgcaccgcgacggAGGCAAGCTCGGTCTGGATGCCGTCACGaccgagcgccggcggcggctctGGTCCGTGCTCTACCACTGGGACAAGGTGATTTCGATTCTGGTCAGCCGCCCGTCTGCCATCTTTGATGCGCACTGCGACACGCTTCCCCCGTCGGATGTACcactcgagcagctggatGCGACCAagccggcgcagccgccgaccggcctcgagcagggTCCGCTCCCGACTTCGTTCCTGTTTATCGCCGTCCGCCACGAGCTGGGGCGCCTGATGGGCAAGATTAGCGAAATGTACCAAGACCTGCGCCACCCCGTGCGCCACGACGACGTGATGCGTATGGACGCACAGCTGAGTGATCTCATTACAAAGCTCCCTCCGATCTATCGCCTTGCGACGCAGCCCGGCGCGGATCACAGCAAGGACGAGAAGTCGCCGGTGGTGCACTTCCACCGCTACCTAATTAACGTCGAGCTGAACTTTGCACGCATTACGTTGCACCGGCCCTATGTGCTGCGCACCAACTCCAAAtactcgcgctcgcgcgagatTGCGTTTGACACCGCACGGAACGACCGCTACGTCCGCGATGAATTCGACAAGGTCGTGCCGCCGGACACACGTGCGCGGTGCTACCAGCTGGGCGGGCTCTATCGCCTGTTTAACACGGTGCTCATGTACGGCATCATGCTTCTCCTGGAGCGCGATCCCAAAGAGCGCGAGGCAAACAAGGCGTTCCTGGAGCAATTTATCGAGCAGAACAAGATGCGCACGGACCTGTGCAGTCGCCGCGAGATCAAGATTGTGCAAATGTTCCTTTCCAGGGCGGAAGAGCACAATCGTGATGCGGCCAAGCGCCGGGCCCAGCGAGCCAGTGCCAGGGCCCAGGCACAGGCGTCGCAGGACAACTCGGTGGCCAACTCGACGCCGGAGCGCTCCCAGAGCTGGGACGATCTCGAATCTGCCCAAACCTTTCTCACTAACCTGGGCAGTTTCAACGGCGCATCGCTGGAGACTGGCGCTGCTCAGCCTCCAATGCAGACAAACGACGCGTACTTCCCGCCGACGACGGGCGCCGAGATGAACCTAAACCTCTTACAGCCGGGCAGCGACCTGATGTCTGACCTGGACCCGAGCAGTGCTGCTGCGACGTTCGACCAGCGCTTGGCAATGTACGATACAGACTTCCTTATGCAACCCAACGTGTGGCAGGGCGGGTTCTCCTATCCGTCCGGGACGACGCCGGGGTACATGCCGACGGACCCCGCATCCCTCTTTCCGATGATGcagagcagctcgagcttcGACTCGGCGTATGTGCCAATGCCACCACAAGGGTTCTCATCGAATGGCATGACCCAGCCGAACATGATGCCGTGGGAGGGAATGATGGGTACACCAAAGACAGATACGCCGTAG